In Levilactobacillus brevis, a single genomic region encodes these proteins:
- a CDS encoding site-specific integrase, translating into MASIKKYQDRKGNTCYKIQVYLGVDPLTGKKRYTTKRGLRTKKEAQLIISRLQIDADTNGVPSKQNYSTFKDIYDLWFTQYQNTVKESTWATTKRMFRLHILPVFGEFRVKQISIAVCQNAINDWFAAGLVKYHTLLNYVSSVLDFAINMKVIKENPAKRVIIPVNKDNRSRKNLENYFDRTELEHFFECLNDDTNDPQANVFFRLAAFSGMRKSEMLCLLWSDIDFKKGTVTVSKTQSRGDNARLLVQSPKTARSNRTVYIDPKTCRILQQWKLEQQQRLLQYGFNANQGSNLVFANENNEMCQPTKPRKWLEHTLGKYDLKHVTVHAFRHTYATLAFEAGASIKSVQDQLGHSSYKTTLDIYTAVTDKEKNEATSKLANYLNF; encoded by the coding sequence ATGGCTAGTATCAAGAAGTATCAGGATAGAAAAGGAAACACGTGTTATAAAATTCAAGTCTACTTGGGTGTAGACCCACTCACGGGCAAGAAACGTTACACAACCAAACGTGGATTGCGAACAAAAAAAGAAGCCCAACTAATCATCTCACGTCTACAGATTGACGCTGACACTAACGGGGTTCCTAGCAAGCAGAACTATTCTACATTCAAAGATATTTACGACCTCTGGTTTACGCAGTATCAGAACACGGTTAAGGAAAGCACTTGGGCAACCACTAAGCGGATGTTTCGGCTTCACATTCTACCGGTTTTTGGTGAGTTCCGTGTTAAGCAGATTAGTATTGCAGTCTGCCAGAATGCCATTAACGACTGGTTTGCCGCAGGACTAGTTAAGTACCATACCCTGCTAAACTACGTATCAAGCGTTTTGGACTTTGCCATTAACATGAAAGTCATCAAGGAGAACCCGGCTAAACGGGTCATCATCCCCGTTAACAAAGATAATCGTTCCCGCAAGAACCTGGAAAACTATTTTGACCGGACCGAACTTGAACACTTTTTTGAATGCTTGAATGATGACACCAACGACCCGCAGGCCAACGTGTTTTTCCGCTTGGCGGCGTTCAGTGGTATGCGCAAGTCTGAAATGCTCTGCCTGCTGTGGTCTGATATTGACTTTAAGAAGGGCACGGTGACTGTATCTAAGACGCAATCACGGGGCGATAACGCCCGGTTGCTCGTCCAATCACCTAAGACGGCCCGCAGTAACCGAACCGTCTACATTGACCCTAAAACGTGCCGTATCTTACAGCAGTGGAAGCTAGAGCAACAACAACGGCTACTGCAATACGGGTTCAACGCGAATCAAGGGAGCAACCTTGTCTTTGCCAACGAAAACAACGAGATGTGCCAGCCTACGAAACCTAGAAAGTGGTTGGAGCATACACTTGGGAAATATGATTTGAAGCACGTTACCGTTCATGCCTTCCGCCACACCTATGCAACCCTGGCATTTGAAGCAGGGGCGTCTATCAAGTCAGTGCAAGACCAACTGGGGCACTCAAGTTACAAGACGACCCTAGATATTTACACTGCCGTGACGGATAAGGAAAAGAACGAGGCAACTAGTAAGTTGGCAAACTATTTGAATTTCTAA
- a CDS encoding helix-turn-helix domain-containing protein gives MTEKEEQRKQVGTRIKSLRLSRGIDLAAFGSLIDPPASASIVSRWERGINLPSNKRMQSIAELSNVSVDYLLNGEPQNDTAIMKAIEKWQSGKDLSGDESDKVAEGITGGALNEIASAEKAQIVVDIQKLVATANLAELGTPALRTIKTTIKLVQNADKADTAGLTSGIQTLVTLLGMNVNPAIAGSSEAQRQAIAELKEQFNYLVDLLES, from the coding sequence ATGACTGAAAAGGAAGAACAACGCAAGCAAGTCGGCACCCGTATCAAGTCTCTTAGATTGTCACGGGGTATCGACCTAGCGGCGTTCGGTAGTCTGATTGACCCACCGGCGTCTGCTAGTATCGTTTCACGCTGGGAAAGAGGTATCAATCTGCCTAGCAACAAGCGTATGCAATCCATAGCAGAACTAAGCAACGTTTCTGTGGATTACCTACTAAACGGTGAGCCGCAAAACGATACCGCAATCATGAAAGCCATTGAGAAGTGGCAATCCGGTAAAGACCTGTCTGGGGATGAATCGGATAAGGTGGCTGAGGGTATCACAGGCGGTGCGCTAAATGAAATAGCCAGTGCTGAAAAAGCACAAATAGTTGTTGATATTCAAAAATTAGTAGCAACGGCCAACCTAGCAGAACTGGGGACACCGGCACTAAGAACCATTAAAACAACCATCAAGCTAGTGCAGAATGCAGATAAAGCAGACACCGCCGGCTTGACCTCTGGCATTCAGACCCTTGTCACTTTACTGGGGATGAATGTTAACCCTGCCATTGCAGGGAGCAGTGAGGCACAACGACAAGCCATTGCCGAACTGAAAGAACAATTCAATTACCTTGTTGACCTCTTAGAATCCTAG
- a CDS encoding helix-turn-helix domain-containing protein, giving the protein MNLVDGSRYFSMKQACTYLGIKSTRTLNKYISNGLPVISIAGSKRIDKLDADKFMAAHKH; this is encoded by the coding sequence ATGAACTTAGTTGATGGCTCACGCTACTTTTCAATGAAGCAGGCTTGCACCTACCTGGGAATTAAATCCACTAGGACGTTGAACAAGTACATCAGCAACGGGTTACCAGTCATTAGCATTGCAGGGTCTAAACGGATTGACAAGTTGGACGCTGATAAATTCATGGCCGCTCACAAGCATTAG
- a CDS encoding helix-turn-helix domain-containing protein, producing the protein MEIPVELSETALNQIGAVMQEMALKAFKDAGTKQSFGPYMTKQEAAKYLHVSSQTLNAFIAEGLEVTTIGNITRISKESANKFMEAHTI; encoded by the coding sequence ATGGAAATTCCAGTTGAACTATCAGAAACCGCATTGAATCAGATTGGTGCAGTCATGCAGGAAATGGCACTGAAAGCATTTAAGGACGCAGGCACGAAACAATCGTTCGGCCCTTATATGACAAAACAGGAAGCCGCCAAGTATCTGCACGTTTCATCTCAGACCCTCAACGCATTCATTGCGGAAGGGTTAGAGGTGACGACCATTGGAAACATTACCCGAATCAGTAAAGAATCTGCGAACAAGTTTATGGAAGCACACACAATCTAA
- a CDS encoding Rha family transcriptional regulator, translating to MNNLVFCTNVSVTASTYTTSDAIAKYAGITRKSVNELIRRYKKDLKDFGLLPSEKEVLVGRGQPRKVWHLNRNQATLLITYLDNTPQVREFKKSLVWQFDAMQQELLERRVSYQAAKPVSKSLGESIKSSAAFDGNPFAYSNLNGLVYRQALGMTAKQLRDTRHIPQSRAITQYLTVKETAAVAKVKRQIAMLLDMGLDYSRIKAVLGNQGIVYNATLNVPAPAATTG from the coding sequence ATGAACAATCTAGTTTTCTGCACCAACGTTAGTGTCACGGCAAGTACGTATACCACCAGTGACGCAATTGCAAAGTACGCTGGGATTACACGTAAATCAGTTAATGAACTAATCAGACGGTACAAAAAGGACTTGAAGGACTTTGGATTACTTCCATCTGAAAAGGAAGTATTAGTTGGCCGCGGTCAACCCCGAAAAGTCTGGCACTTAAATAGAAATCAGGCAACGCTACTGATTACTTACCTAGATAACACCCCACAAGTTCGCGAGTTTAAGAAAAGTCTGGTCTGGCAGTTCGACGCAATGCAACAGGAACTGCTAGAACGTCGAGTTAGCTACCAGGCCGCCAAGCCGGTATCTAAGAGCCTAGGCGAAAGCATTAAGAGCAGTGCCGCATTCGATGGCAACCCGTTCGCTTACAGCAATCTGAACGGGCTAGTGTATCGCCAAGCACTGGGGATGACCGCCAAGCAATTGCGGGACACCCGGCACATCCCCCAGAGCAGAGCAATCACACAGTACCTCACTGTTAAAGAGACTGCGGCAGTTGCCAAGGTTAAGCGGCAGATAGCCATGCTGTTAGATATGGGGTTGGATTACAGCCGCATTAAAGCGGTTCTAGGCAACCAGGGTATCGTTTATAATGCCACCCTGAATGTACCAGCACCGGCGGCAACGACCGGCTAA